In the Sphingomonas sp. LM7 genome, one interval contains:
- the ccoO gene encoding cytochrome-c oxidase, cbb3-type subunit II, producing the protein MASLIDHKKIERNVTLLGALALVTVAIGGIVEIAPLFWIDSTIEKVEGMRPYTPLEQTGRDIYVREGCYNCHSQMIRPFRDEVERYGHYSLAAESMYDHPFQWGSKRTGPDLARVGGRYSDEWHVQHLKEPRSVVGESIMPAYGFLAKRELDTRDAAQRLTALSRVGVPYSKADIENAAKDMLDQATPGADTADLASRYPKAQSRDFDGDPNRATEMDALVAYLQMLGTLVDHRAAAPQEKPR; encoded by the coding sequence ATGGCTTCGCTCATCGATCACAAGAAGATCGAACGCAACGTCACCCTGCTCGGCGCGCTCGCGCTGGTCACCGTGGCGATCGGCGGGATCGTCGAGATCGCGCCCTTGTTCTGGATCGACTCGACCATCGAGAAGGTGGAGGGCATGCGGCCCTACACCCCGCTCGAGCAGACCGGCCGCGACATCTATGTCCGCGAGGGCTGCTATAACTGCCACAGCCAGATGATCCGTCCGTTCCGCGACGAGGTCGAGCGCTACGGGCATTACAGCCTCGCTGCCGAGAGCATGTACGATCACCCCTTCCAATGGGGATCGAAGCGTACCGGCCCCGATCTGGCGCGCGTCGGCGGGCGCTATTCGGACGAATGGCATGTCCAGCACCTCAAGGAACCGCGCTCGGTGGTCGGCGAATCGATCATGCCGGCTTATGGCTTCCTCGCCAAACGCGAGCTCGATACGCGCGACGCCGCCCAGCGCCTCACGGCGCTCTCCCGCGTCGGCGTGCCCTACAGCAAGGCCGATATCGAGAACGCGGCGAAGGACATGCTCGACCAGGCGACCCCCGGCGCCGACACAGCAGACCTCGCCAGCCGCTATCCCAAGGCACAGTCGCGCGACTTTGACGGCGATCCCAACCGCGCGACCGAGATGGATGCGCTGGTCGCCTATCTCCAGATGCTCGGCACCCTGGTCGATCACCGCGCCGCGGCGCCGCAGGAGAAGCCGCGATGA
- the ccoN gene encoding cytochrome-c oxidase, cbb3-type subunit I → MDNAVTGAGGWLLLGIVALVAAAATADAGFAIHMSIFALAAVAAGFISMRAVSRDTVTGSAAKFAMASRYDDDVIRWGVIATVFWGIVGFLVGVVIASQLTFPGLNLGEYLNFGRIRPLHTSAVIFAFGGNALICTSFYIVQRTCRVRLAFPGLAKFVFWGYQLFIVLAATGYVLGITQSKEYAEPEWYIDLWLTVVWVAYLIVFVATIVRRAEPHIYVANWFFLAFILTIAMLHIVNNLAIPVSLLSSRSYSAFSGVQDALTQWWYGHNAVGFFLTAGFLAMMYYFVPKQAERPIYSYRLSILHFWSLIFLYIWAGPHHLHYTALPDWAQTLGMVFSVMLWMPSWGGMINGLMTLNGAWDKIRTDPIIRMMVFALAFYGMATFEGPMMSIKSVNSLSHYTEWTVGHVHSGALGWNGMITFGALYYMAPRLWGRERLYSLRMVNWHFWLATLGIVLYASALWVAGITQGLMWREYGEDGYLVYAFAEVVAAMQPYYLIRVLGGLFYLAGALIMAWNIWMTIRGKLRAEAPMSTAPYDPAKDRPLVPAAAE, encoded by the coding sequence ATGGATAACGCCGTCACCGGCGCCGGGGGCTGGTTGCTGCTCGGCATCGTCGCGCTCGTCGCGGCAGCAGCAACCGCTGATGCCGGCTTTGCCATACATATGAGCATCTTCGCGCTGGCGGCGGTTGCCGCGGGGTTCATCTCGATGCGTGCGGTGAGCCGCGACACGGTGACGGGCAGCGCTGCAAAGTTCGCCATGGCCTCGCGCTATGACGACGACGTGATCCGTTGGGGCGTGATCGCCACGGTGTTCTGGGGGATCGTCGGCTTCCTGGTCGGCGTGGTGATCGCTTCGCAGCTGACCTTTCCCGGGCTCAACCTGGGCGAATATCTCAATTTCGGGCGCATCCGGCCGCTGCACACCTCCGCGGTGATCTTCGCCTTCGGCGGCAACGCACTGATCTGCACCAGCTTCTACATCGTCCAGCGGACCTGCCGCGTACGGCTCGCCTTTCCCGGCCTCGCCAAGTTCGTGTTCTGGGGATACCAGCTGTTCATCGTGCTGGCGGCGACCGGCTATGTCCTCGGCATCACCCAGTCAAAGGAATATGCCGAGCCCGAATGGTATATCGACCTGTGGCTGACCGTGGTCTGGGTCGCCTACCTCATCGTTTTCGTCGCCACGATCGTGCGCCGCGCCGAGCCGCACATCTATGTCGCCAACTGGTTCTTCCTCGCCTTCATCCTGACGATCGCGATGCTGCACATCGTCAACAACCTGGCGATCCCGGTCTCGCTGCTCAGCTCGCGTTCCTACTCGGCCTTCTCCGGCGTGCAGGATGCGCTGACTCAATGGTGGTACGGCCACAACGCCGTCGGCTTCTTCCTCACCGCCGGCTTCCTGGCGATGATGTATTACTTCGTGCCCAAGCAGGCAGAGCGGCCGATCTACAGCTACCGGCTGTCGATCCTCCACTTCTGGTCGCTGATCTTCCTCTACATCTGGGCCGGTCCGCACCACCTCCACTACACCGCGCTGCCCGATTGGGCGCAGACGCTGGGCATGGTGTTCTCGGTGATGCTGTGGATGCCGAGCTGGGGCGGCATGATCAACGGGCTGATGACGCTCAACGGCGCGTGGGACAAGATCCGCACCGATCCGATCATCCGCATGATGGTGTTCGCGCTCGCCTTCTACGGCATGGCGACCTTCGAAGGCCCGATGATGTCGATCAAGAGCGTCAATTCGCTCAGCCACTATACCGAGTGGACCGTCGGCCACGTCCATAGCGGCGCGCTCGGCTGGAACGGGATGATCACCTTCGGCGCGCTTTACTACATGGCGCCGCGCCTCTGGGGCCGCGAGCGGCTCTATTCGCTGCGCATGGTCAACTGGCACTTCTGGCTCGCGACGCTGGGGATCGTCCTCTACGCCTCGGCCTTGTGGGTGGCCGGGATCACCCAGGGGCTGATGTGGCGCGAGTACGGCGAGGACGGCTACCTCGTCTACGCCTTCGCCGAAGTCGTCGCCGCGATGCAGCCCTATTACCTCATCCGGGTGCTCGGCGGGCTATTCTACCTCGCCGGTGCGCTCATCATGGCCTGGAACATCTGGATGACCATCCGCGGCAAGCTCCGCGCCGAGGCCCCGATGTCCACCGCTCCCTACGACCCCGCAAAGGACCGCCCGCTCGTGCCGGCCGCGGCGGAATAA
- a CDS encoding Crp/Fnr family transcriptional regulator yields the protein MTSPTGLFFEGLPPELLTRLLESGARRSHAAGEALFHEEDPASQLLVIVEGQVRVWRTSPRGSAMTVHLLGPGDLPGVAAVVQRTPYPATASAVTPVRTLGWPAERALSMLFDHPSLATNTMRFISLRNEEMLQRLHEVSTQPVEQRLARAVLRLTDNDTRSVDISRQELAELTATTLHTVSRIVSRWETEGVIDAARRRITLIEGRALGDRAGVSVTE from the coding sequence ATGACATCGCCAACCGGCCTCTTCTTCGAGGGACTGCCGCCGGAGCTGCTGACCCGGCTCCTGGAAAGCGGTGCCCGCCGCAGCCACGCCGCCGGTGAGGCGCTGTTCCACGAGGAGGATCCGGCGTCGCAACTGCTGGTCATCGTCGAAGGCCAGGTGCGCGTGTGGCGGACCTCGCCGCGGGGATCGGCGATGACGGTGCACCTGCTGGGTCCGGGCGATCTGCCCGGGGTCGCCGCAGTGGTGCAGCGGACCCCCTACCCGGCCACCGCGTCCGCGGTGACGCCGGTCAGGACATTGGGCTGGCCGGCCGAGCGCGCGCTATCGATGCTGTTCGATCATCCGAGCCTGGCGACCAACACGATGCGCTTCATCTCGCTGCGCAACGAGGAGATGCTCCAGCGGCTGCACGAAGTATCGACCCAGCCGGTCGAGCAGCGCCTGGCACGCGCCGTGCTGCGCCTCACCGACAATGACACGCGGTCGGTCGATATCTCGCGGCAGGAACTCGCCGAACTCACCGCGACGACGCTGCACACGGTGAGCCGGATCGTCAGCCGCTGGGAGACCGAAGGCGTGATCGATGCGGCACGGCGGCGGATTACGCTGATCGAAGGACGCGCACTGGGGGATCGGGCCGGGGTGAGTGTGACGGAGTAG
- the ccoP gene encoding cytochrome-c oxidase, cbb3-type subunit III yields the protein MAEQRVDEKTGTRTVGHEWDGIEELDTPMPRWWLYTFYATIIFALGYVVAYPAWPLVHDATRGVLGWSSRGEYAREVAAEGVRRSAVREELARIPIERLPENSKLFEAAVAGGASAFKVHCVQCHGSGAAGSKGYPNLNDDDWLWGGDLKMLVATITNGIRQPGNDATHVSMMPAFGRDQLLKSDEIEDVASYVRIVSGQEKPSASAQRGAALFATNCAVCHGANAKGSRELGAPNLTDKIWLYGGDRESLVQTITNSRGGVMPAWGTRLDPVTIKMLAAYVHSLGGGEAIVPQPSPSPTEAAPAPSANGKP from the coding sequence ATGGCTGAGCAGCGCGTCGACGAAAAGACCGGCACCCGCACGGTCGGCCACGAATGGGACGGCATCGAGGAACTCGACACCCCGATGCCGCGCTGGTGGCTCTATACCTTCTACGCCACCATCATCTTCGCGCTGGGCTATGTCGTCGCCTATCCGGCCTGGCCGCTGGTGCACGACGCCACCCGCGGCGTGCTCGGCTGGTCGAGCCGCGGCGAATACGCCAGGGAAGTCGCCGCCGAGGGCGTCCGGCGCAGCGCGGTGCGCGAGGAACTGGCCCGCATCCCGATCGAGCGGCTGCCCGAGAATTCGAAGCTGTTCGAGGCCGCGGTCGCCGGCGGCGCCTCGGCGTTCAAGGTGCACTGCGTCCAGTGCCACGGCTCGGGCGCGGCGGGATCGAAGGGCTATCCCAACCTCAACGACGATGACTGGCTGTGGGGCGGCGATCTCAAGATGCTCGTCGCGACGATCACCAACGGCATCCGCCAGCCCGGCAACGACGCGACGCACGTCTCGATGATGCCCGCCTTCGGCCGCGACCAGCTGCTCAAGTCCGACGAAATCGAAGACGTCGCCAGCTATGTCCGCATCGTATCGGGCCAGGAGAAGCCCAGCGCTTCTGCACAACGCGGTGCGGCCCTGTTCGCTACCAATTGCGCGGTCTGCCACGGCGCCAACGCCAAGGGCAGCCGCGAGCTCGGCGCGCCGAACCTTACCGACAAGATCTGGCTCTATGGCGGCGACCGTGAATCGCTCGTCCAGACGATCACCAATTCGCGCGGGGGGGTAATGCCCGCCTGGGGGACGCGCCTCGATCCGGTGACGATCAAGATGCTCGCCGCCTATGTCCATTCGCTCGGCGGCGGCGAGGCGATCGTGCCCCAGCCGTCTCCGAGCCCCACGGAGGCGGCTCCGGCCCCGTCAGCCAATGGCAAGCCCTGA
- a CDS encoding cbb3-type cytochrome c oxidase subunit 3, which produces MTYETLRHFADSWGLVFMTVTFLTLTGWAFRRGARAHHDAAARMIFDEERIDG; this is translated from the coding sequence ATGACCTACGAAACCCTGCGGCACTTCGCCGACAGCTGGGGGCTCGTCTTCATGACGGTGACCTTCCTGACCCTGACCGGCTGGGCCTTCCGCCGCGGCGCGCGCGCGCATCACGACGCCGCCGCCCGCATGATCTTCGACGAGGAGCGCATCGATGGCTGA